The Mycobacterium sp. EPa45 genomic interval GGGATGTACTTCGGCGGCACCAACGCGAAGGCCGCCAACGGTGGCAACCCGGTGCCGCTGTACAGCCCGAACCCGTGGGAATCCGGCAGCTCGATGTCACACCTCGACGACAACACGTACACCGGTGCCAACGAGAAACTGATGAACGCGTCGTCCGACACCGGACTGGGCGTGCGGACACTGAGCGCAATCGAGATCGGAATCATGAAGGACCTCGGCTACACGATGGTGTCGTCGTCCCCGACCATTGCCGTGCTGTTCATCGGACTGATGCTCGTCCGCCGCCGCAGGCGCCCTGTGAGCGCCTGACCTCAGTTGTTGCTGCTGGGGCAGGACAGCGTCAGGAACACGGTGGTGTTGGCCGGCGGGTGATCGCCGCGCAAACCGTCGACCCCGATGATCTTGCACGCCGACAGCGTGCTGTTCTTGTCGCCATCGCCGATGTTGACCTGAACGACGTACCCCTGGCTTTGCAGCGCAAGAATTCCGTCCGCCGCGTTCTGGTTCTGGTTGAACGCACGCGGCGGCATCGGCAGCACACCCTTCTCCGTCGGAGAAGGCGCCGGCTTGCTTGTCGAGGCACTGCTTGAGGTGGTTGAGGTCGGGCTCTCCTTGGATGACTGGCCGCAGCCCGCCGAAAGACCCACTACCGCAACGACTGCCAGAAAGCCGCCGGCAAGCGTGAGCTGACGTGAAACCATGACCGACCGATTCGTGCCCTGCTTGATCATGCCGCAAAACCTATCGGTCGGCGCCGGACAGTCAAACCCGATGAGCCGATCTGCGTACCCACGTCAAGAAATGTTCGCCCACGCGCAACCTTCCCGACATCACCATCCGAACGCACGCCCGCTGATAGTGTCCGTCGAATCAGCGGGGGTGCGGCGACGATGCTCATGGGGTCAACGCGGACACGACGGGTGGCTTGGACGGCGTGGTTGTCGCGCCTCACCATCGGCGTGACCGTTTTCGGCCTCGCTTCTTCAGCGCATTCCACCCCCAAGCTCGCGCTCTCCGGCATCATCACCGGACCGTATGCATCGCTGCTGTCGGCATCCGATGACCTTGGGCCGTCCCGCAGCAACCTCGTTCACGTGGTCGCCGGGCTGCGGGCCGAGTCACGGCCCACGACGCTGATCGACTGGGCGCGGGAACACGGTCTGACGGTGCGCTGGCGGTCCGGCGACCGCTGGGCCGGCCTGAGTGGGGCGTCCACCGCGGTCGGTGCCGCGTTCGGCGTCGCCGTGCACGACTATCGTGGCCGACAGGGCCAGGTCTTCTATGCGTCATCCCAGCAGCCGGCCGTCCCTGCCCCGATCGTCGGCGATGTCACGGGCTTCGGCCGGATTCTCGGATACTCACCGCATTACGAATCGTTGCCCTTCATTGTGCCTTTGGACGTACCCGATCAGGGTCTGGCGCCGGCCGGATTGCTCCGTACCTACAATGCTGCGCCGTTGCGCGACGGTGGCTACACCGGCAAGGACACGACGGTTCTGGTGTTCGCCTTTGATGGATTCGACCAGGAGGACCTCGACATATTCGCGTCTTCCTTCGATCTGCCGCCGTTTACTCCAGAACTACTGGGCGACATGCCTTCTCAGCGCAGCGGCGAAGCGACCATGGATCTGGAAGCCATCCATGCCGTCGCCCCGGACGCCAAGACGGTTCTGGTCAACGCCCGCGACACAGTCTCCGGCGATGCCACGTACCAAAAGATCGGCGCGTTGATGGAGGAGGCGGACCGTCGTTATCCCGGCGCCATATGGAGCTTTTCGATCGGTTGGGGATGCGACAAGATCACGACCGCGACCGATCTGACTCCCGTCCGCGGGGCGCTGCAATCCGCACTTCGGCGCGGCACCACAGCGTTCAACGCCAGCGGTGACCTGGCCGGGCTGGAATGCAAAGGCGGTCACAATTGGTCCTCACCCCCGTCACCCGACGACGTCGGCCTGGATTCGGTCGCCTCTCTGCCAGAGATGACCGACGTCGGCGGAACCACGCTGTCGACCGACGCCGACGGACGGTGGCTCGCCGAGCAGTCCTGGTTCGCCCCCGCGATTTCCCACGGCACCGGCGGCGGAGTGTCGAACTTATTCGACCGGCCGCCCTGGCAGTCGGAAGTGCGGGTGGCGGCCCCGCCCGGGCGGCGGCTCACCCCCGACATCGCGGCGGTCGCCGATCCATACACCGGCGTCCGAATCGTCTTCCGGCGTCAGCACGCAGTGGGTGGCGGTACCTCGCTCGCCGCGCCGATTTGGGCCGGGCTGACCGCGTTGATGAACGACTATCTCCGGCGCAACGGCGGCGGCGCGATCGGCGAGCTGAACCCCTTGCTGTACGAGATCGCCCAGGGTGCAAGGCTTCCGGCCTTCCGGGACGTCAACCTCGGTGGGAACGCCGTCGATGATGCCGGCCCGGGTTACGACCTGGTAACCGGTCTCGGCACCCCCGATGTCGACCACTTGGCGCGCGACATTCTGGCGTTGCAGAAATGCGGTGTGGGATGCAGCTGAGCGTGGCGTGTCGGCGGTGCGGTGCGGAGGTTCCCGTCGGGGTGTTCTGCGGGTCGTGTGGTGTGAATCTGAATTCGCAGCCCGGCGATGGCCCACAATGGTTGCGCCCGCGGACTTTCGGCGCCGCGCCCGACGAGCACGTGCTGCGCCCGGCGATTGCCAGTTCGCTGTTCCCTCACCTGAGCCAGTTTTCGCGCACACCGTTCAACCTAGGGCTGATCCTCATCGTGGTCGCGATGGCGATCGGCATCCAGTTGGGTCTGCCCGGTGCGTTGGTCACCGTCTCGGCACTCGGGCTGCCCCTACTCTTCGTGATCTATCGTCAGCAATCCGGTGTCTACCAAGACATCCCCCGCAGTACCTTGGTGATCACCGTCTCGCTGGGTATCGCGCTCGGCCTAGGCTGGGTGTTGCTTACCGGCGATCTGGTGATCCGAGAAACGGGCGCACCGTTCGACGCCGGTATCGCCGGCCACCGGGTATTGCGCGAGGGCCTCGGTGTCGCCGAGGGCGGAGCCCTGCTGATGATGATCCCCGCAGCAGTGGTCCGGCTGATCAGACCGGGCACCCGAACATCGCTGAATGGTTTCGTGATCGGCGTGCTGTCAGCGCTGAGCTTCACCGCCGCGGCAACCTTCACCCGATTGGCGCCCCAATTCGCCGCGGCGACGGTGGCCAAGAATCGTCCCGTGGAGTGGCTGCTCGTCGAAGCCGGCATCCGTGGCCTGACCATACCGCTGACCGCCGCGTGCGCAGGCGGATTACTCGGTGCCGCACTGTGGTTCCGACGCCCGGCCGGTCGCGCCACTCTGCGCCGCTCGATGGTGAACACCGCTTTGGTGGTGTTTGGAATAGCGGTGCTCGGTGTCTACGCCATCGTCGGCATCACCGATGTTGCGGGGCTACGGCAGGAGGTCATGCTGGCCTGGCATGTCGCGATGGCTCTGGTGGCACTGCTGGCACTGCGAATGGGCTTGCAGCTCGCACTGCTGCATGAGGAACCGGACCCGACGCCCGCTGCCCCGCAGCTGTGCCTGCATTGCCGAAATGTGGTCCCCGAGATGACGTTTTGCCCGGCATGCGGTGGGGCGACGCGCGCATCGTCGACGAAGTCACGGGCCGAGCGCCGCCAAGTCGTCCCGCAAGCGTCATCGGATACCGAGTCCGCCGGGTGGCCCGGCTACGCGGTAGCGGCGCAAACATATTCGGCGCCACCGTTGTCGCGCGCGACCGGCATCCGCGTGCTGAGCATGTGGACGGGGGTGATCATCGCGGTGACGACGCCGCTCATCGCGTTCTCGGCCGGCATCTCCGAACCGGCGGTCGTCTACAACTGTCCACCCGATTGCGGTCGACCACCCAGCGGCACACCAGTGGCGGCGCTGCCCCGGTTCACCGCTGCCGACCGCGCCTTCTCGGTGTCCTACCCCGCTCCGGGGTCGGCCTACGAGATCGCCTTCGAGGGAGCCGGGGTCGAGGCGCGTTACACCGGCGGCGACGGCGGCACATTGAAGCTGTGGGGCCAGTCCGCCGGCGGGAAATCAGCCAAAGACGTGGCCGAGGCATTCCTGGCCGAGCGATACCCGGATGCCCGCACCGCTTATCAAATCCCGAACGCGATGGTCGGCTACCAGCCCGGCTATGGCGAAGTCGCCGACATCTGGCCTCAGGACGGCGACGCCACCTACCGACATCTGCGCGTCGTCATCCTGGTCGCAGTCAAGCACGACCTCGCGCTGATCGCGGGGGCGATCGGGCCTTACCGTGAGTTCAGCCCCACGTTCGGTCCCGGTCGTCCGTCCGGCACGAACCTGGAACTCGCGATGGACTTGGACAAGTACGTCAACAGCTTTGCCTGGCAAGGTGATCCGCCGCGGTGATGGGCCGATCAGTGGCACCTAGGACGACGGGCTGTTGTTGCTCGGCGGGCACGATAGGTCGACGTAGACCGTCTGGAACCGTCCGCCGGGCGACGGGCCCGACACCGTTGGATGGATCCCCGTCACCTGGCACGCCGACTTCTCGCGCTCGTCGAGGTAACCGGCGTCCTTGGCGATCCCGTTGAAAACCACGCCGTAGCCCCAAGCCTGCAACTGACTGACCGTGTCGCCGGCATACGGTCCGAAACTCGGGATATCGGCGTGCGCGGTATGGGATCCCAGCACAGCGACCGCGACACCGGGGCCGACCACACACACCTTGAGAATCGCCGCGATGACCATCGTTAGCCCCCTTAACGAAAACCGAACGTAAGGTGAACTACAGGTTAACTACAGGGACCTCGCAGGTGGCCTGTTTGACGAAAGACGCGTTCGTTCATGCCGCGGGCGTCAGCGGCCGAGAACTCCCGTCAGCAGCAGGACCGCGCCGATGACAACCAGCGCGACCGCACTGATCTCGGCTTGGCGCCGCTGTATCCAAGCCCGTAACCGCTCCAGTGATCGGTCGAACCGCTTGGCCGCAACGACATGAGCCAGTACCGGCAGCAGTGTTCCCGCACCCGCCACCACGACGAAGTACCCGACGGCGACACCCTGTCCGACCGGCCCCAGCGTAGCGGCATCGATCGCCAAACCCGCTGCGGCACAAGCCACAATGATTTTCGGGTTGAGAATCCCGAACATCAGCCCGATCGACGCGGTGCGGGCCGGGGACCACTTGCCGATGCATCGAGCCAGTGCGCCGATCGGGCTGCCTTCTTCCGCCGTACCCACAACCACACGCCGGTGACGATCAGCGCGGCGCCACCGAAGAGCCGTAGCCGCAACTGCCAGACCGACGACGTGTCGGCCGAGCCACCCAAGAGTCTGGGCACGTTGAGGAACAGCACCGTGAGCACCGTCAGCCCCGCCACCCACCCGGCGGCGAACGCCAGCCCCGCCGCGCGGGGTCGTGTCGAATAAAGCACCAGCAACAGGGCAGGCAGTATCGAGATCGGTGACAGTGCCACCACCAACGCCAGTGGAATCAGCTCGGCGGACACAGCCGCCCAGTCGCTCGACACCAACCACCTCCGCTCAGCAGCGCCAAGTTACGCAGTCCGGTCCGCCGGCGCCATCCTTGCGCGCAACAAGATTGGAGTGCTGTCAGTCCTCGGCGGCGGTGTCCGGCCGCGGACGCGGCTCACTCAGCGGTCGCTGGTCTCCGAGTAGGGGACGCCGCAGCGGCTGATGCCCGTGCACACCTTCGGCATACGCGGTTTCGGCATGCTGGGTGAAGTCCACTCCTGCGGTCTCGTCTTCGGGGCTGACGCGGAAGCCGACAGTTCGGTCGATCAGCTTGGCCAGGATGAACGACATGATGAACGCGTAGGCCGCCACTGCGACCATCGCGACCGCCTGCTTGCCCAACTGGGCCATGCCGCCGCCGTAGAACAACCCCTGTGGTCCGCCCGTCATCACCGCCGTGGCCAAGAAGCCGATCAGCAGCACGCCGACCACGCCACCGACGAAGTGCACGCCGACCACGTCCAGCGAGTCGTCGTAGCCGAACCGGAATTTGAGCCCGATCGCGAACGAACACACGACGCCCGCCGCCACCCCGACGATCGCGGCGCCGAGGGTGTTGACTGTCCCGCACGAGGGCGTGATCGCCACCAGGCCGGCGACCACACCGGAGGCCGCGCCGAACGTCGTCGGGCGCCCGTCGCGGATCTGCTCGACCGACAACCACCCGAGCATGCCCAGGCAGCCGGCCACCAGTGTGTTGAGGAAGATCGCCGCCGCCGTGCCGTTGGCGGCCAGCGCGGATCCGGCGTTGAAGCCGAACCAGCCGAACCACAGCAGCCCGACCCCGAGGAGGACGAAGGGCAGGTTGTGCGGACGCATCGCGTCCACCTTGAATCCGATACGCGGCCCCAGCACCAGCGCGAGCGCCAGCGCCGAGGAACCGGAGACGATCTCGACGACCAGTCCGCCGGCATAGTCGAGCACCCCGAGTTTGAACAACCAGCCGCCGGGAGCCCAAACCCAGTGGGCTACAACGGCATACACCACGATCGACCACACCGGCACGAAAATCATCCAGGCGGCGAACTTGGCGCGGTCGGCGATCGCGCCGCTGATGAGGGCGGCGGTGATGATCGCGAAGCTCAGCTGGAAAGTGGAGAAGAGCAGTTCGGGTACCGAGCCGTGGACGGTACCCGGGCCGATGCCGGCCATCCCGATGTGCGACAGATCGCCGATCACCCCACCCAGGCTGGTTCCGGAGAACGCCAGCGTGTAGCCGAACAGCAACCAGGCCACCGTGACCAGCGGGATCGCGATGAAACTCATCATGATCATGTTGAGCACGCCGGTGGTGCGGACCATGCCGCCGTAGAAGATCGCCAATCCGGGCGTCATCAACAAGACGAGCGCTGTACTGGCCAGCAGCCACGCGGTAGCGGCGGGATCGATCGCTTGCAAGTCCGGCTCCTTCGACGGTCCCGACGAGAATGTCGGCGCGGTGTTTCGTAGGTGCGGCGATCATGTTTCAGGCGTGTTTCGCGACCCGTCGGCCTCACCACCCCATCGAACCGGGCACCCCCTTGAACGGTCCGACCACTCGGCTGGTGATCCAGCCGCCGTAGAACCCGCCCGGCTGCGGTACCACCGTTTCGCCGTCGACGGTGCACCGGTCGACCAGGCTTGCCATCACGGCGATCGCTCCGGCGATCTCAGCGAACGCCGGTGTCGGCGACGGGTAGGTCCATGCCGCTCTGGACGCGACCGACGCGCCGGCCACGAGATCGTAGTAGCGCGCCTGCCCCTTCCATTCGCACATCGACGCTCCCGGCGCATCACGCAGCACACCCGCCTCGAACGCCGCCCGGGGCAGGTAATACGTCGGCGGGTGGCTGGTCTCGAGCACTCGCCAGCTTCGCGTCGTGGAGGCGATCACGCGACCACCGAGTTCGATGGTGATCGCTCCGGCGAAGGGCTCGAGGCGCGGTGGACGCGGGTAGTCCCACACCGACTCCTGGCCCGGGCCGGCTTGCTCTGGTGTTGGCCACGTACTCATGCCCCGACGATACGAAGATGGACGGTGTGTTCAGCGATTGGTGGTTGATTCTCGTCTCGCTCGCCGCCACGCTGGTCCTCGTCTGGCTGGCCCTGGCCATCACGTTATGGCTGATCAAACCCGACGATGTCGGCGTCGCAGACCTCTTGCGCCTGCTGCCCGACACGCTGCGCCTGCTCAAACGCCTGGCCGCCGACTCGCAGCTGCCGCGACGGATTCGCATTGCGCTGGCCCTGCTGCTCGCCTTCCTCGCCTCCCCGATCGACCTGATTCCCGACTTCGTCCCGGTGCTCGGCTACGCCGACGACGTCATCATCACCGCGGTGGTGCTGCGCTGGGTCACCCGTACCGCCGGTCCACAGGCGCTGACCGAGCACTGGCCGGGAACAGCGGACGGACTTGCCGCGCTGCGCCGGCTCTGCCGACTGCCCGAAGCGCTATGACGAACCCTTGGTGACGGCGCTCACAGGCTTCGGTACGCTCTGCTGAGCGACTGCTTAGCCCGTCGCGAGACCGCTCGTCGACAACGCATTGGAGCGAACGCCATGGCCGCACCTGTCACCCGTTACGCGGGAACGCGCGTCCCTCGGGTCGAGGACACTCGCTTGCTCACCGGACACGGGACCTACGTCGATGACATCGTCCGGCCGGGCATGTTGCACGCCTGCTTCGTCCGCAGCCCGTTCGCCCACGCCCGGATCAACAGCATCGACGCCTCCGCGGCGCTGGCGCTGCCCGGCGTGCATGCGGTGCTGACCGCCGCCGACTTGAACAATGACGTCCACGAGGCTTGGCACGCGGTGGCGGGCAAGGACGTCCCGGACACCCCGCGCCCGCCGCTGGCCGAGGGTGAGGTGAAGTTCGTCGGCGATCCCGTTGCGATCGTCATCGCCGAGAACCGCTACCTGGCCGAGGACGCCCTCGAGCTGGTCGACGTCGAGTACGACCCGCTGCCCGCGATCGCCGACTTCACCCAGGCAGTCGGTCACGCGGCCGTGGTCCATGAGGCCTACCCCGACAACGTCGCCGGCGGACTCGCCGGGGCACCACCGGACGAGGAGGCGTTCGCCGCGGCTGACTTTGTCGCCGACGAGCAGATCTATCAGCAGACCCACGTGCCGGTGCCGATCGAAACCCGCGGTCTGGTCGTCGAGTGGGTGGCCGCCACCGGAGAACTCACCCTGTGGGCGTCCACCCAGACCCCGCACGAATTGCGTGCATTCGCCGCGCGTCTGCTCGGTATCCCGGCCCAGGGCGTGCGCGTCATCACCCGCGACACCGGCGGTGGCTTCGGCCAGAAGGTCGTCCCGATGCGCGAGGACATGTGCATCATGCTGGCGGCCCGCAAGGTGCCCGCGCCGCTGAAGTGGATCGAGGACCGCCGCGAGAACCTGATGTCGGCCGGGCAGGCTCGCCACGTCGACGGCCGCGCACGGATGGCGTTCGACGCCGACGGGGCCATCACCGCCGTCGCGATCGACTTCCTCCAGGACATCGGGGCCTACCCGACCCCTTATCCGGTGCTGACCACCGCCGCGATCGGAATGTTCTTCCCGGGCCCCTACCGAGTGCCCAAGTCGAGCTTCAACTACAAGACGGTCTTCACCAACACCAGCGGGCTGGCCGCCTACCGCGGACCCTGGCAGTACGAAACCCTGACGCGGGAAATACTTCTCGACATCGCAGCCCGCAAGATGGGCATCGATCCGGTGGAACTGCGCCGCAAGAACCTGCTGCGCCGAGACGAGATGCCGTTCTTCAACCCCAATGGCATGCCGTATGACCACGTCGCGCCGATGGAGACCTTCGAGCAAGCGGTCAAAATCCTTGACCACGAAGGGTTCCGCAAAGAGCAGGCCGAAGCGCTGGCCCAGGGCCGCTACCTCGGCCTCGGGTTCTCGGCCTACATCGAGCCGACGGGTGCGGCGACCGGACACCTGGCCACCGAGGGCTGCACCATCCGGATGGAGCCCACCGGCAAGATCAATGTCTATGTCAACGGCGGCTCGAGCGGCAACAGCATCGAGACCACGGTCGTGCAACTGACCGCCGACGCACTGGGCGCCGACATCGCCGACGTGTCAACGATTCAGGGTGACACCGCGGTGACCCCCTACGGCGCAGGCACGCAGGGCAGCCGCAGCGGCCCGATGACCGCCGGGGCGGTC includes:
- a CDS encoding xanthine dehydrogenase family protein molybdopterin-binding subunit — translated: MAAPVTRYAGTRVPRVEDTRLLTGHGTYVDDIVRPGMLHACFVRSPFAHARINSIDASAALALPGVHAVLTAADLNNDVHEAWHAVAGKDVPDTPRPPLAEGEVKFVGDPVAIVIAENRYLAEDALELVDVEYDPLPAIADFTQAVGHAAVVHEAYPDNVAGGLAGAPPDEEAFAAADFVADEQIYQQTHVPVPIETRGLVVEWVAATGELTLWASTQTPHELRAFAARLLGIPAQGVRVITRDTGGGFGQKVVPMREDMCIMLAARKVPAPLKWIEDRRENLMSAGQARHVDGRARMAFDADGAITAVAIDFLQDIGAYPTPYPVLTTAAIGMFFPGPYRVPKSSFNYKTVFTNTSGLAAYRGPWQYETLTREILLDIAARKMGIDPVELRRKNLLRRDEMPFFNPNGMPYDHVAPMETFEQAVKILDHEGFRKEQAEALAQGRYLGLGFSAYIEPTGAATGHLATEGCTIRMEPTGKINVYVNGGSSGNSIETTVVQLTADALGADIADVSTIQGDTAVTPYGAGTQGSRSGPMTAGAVNEAGTILRQQLVAMAAHVLGVDESDIELAHSRATSREDSSKSVTFADLAYRSYYEPQTLAPGMAATLEATARFTSQTMIHWANATHACTCEVDITTGRVTLTRYIVSEDVGPMINPTIVEGQIAGGTVQGIGGALLENLVYDDEGNPLSTTFVDYLLPTATEVPPIEYGHVEVPSPGVGGYKGCGEGGAIGSTPAVINAINDALAPLGVTVTKLPATPAQIVALIEAAAAG
- a CDS encoding ammonium transporter, with protein sequence MQAIDPAATAWLLASTALVLLMTPGLAIFYGGMVRTTGVLNMIMMSFIAIPLVTVAWLLFGYTLAFSGTSLGGVIGDLSHIGMAGIGPGTVHGSVPELLFSTFQLSFAIITAALISGAIADRAKFAAWMIFVPVWSIVVYAVVAHWVWAPGGWLFKLGVLDYAGGLVVEIVSGSSALALALVLGPRIGFKVDAMRPHNLPFVLLGVGLLWFGWFGFNAGSALAANGTAAAIFLNTLVAGCLGMLGWLSVEQIRDGRPTTFGAASGVVAGLVAITPSCGTVNTLGAAIVGVAAGVVCSFAIGLKFRFGYDDSLDVVGVHFVGGVVGVLLIGFLATAVMTGGPQGLFYGGGMAQLGKQAVAMVAVAAYAFIMSFILAKLIDRTVGFRVSPEDETAGVDFTQHAETAYAEGVHGHQPLRRPLLGDQRPLSEPRPRPDTAAED
- a CDS encoding YkvA family protein, which produces MDGVFSDWWLILVSLAATLVLVWLALAITLWLIKPDDVGVADLLRLLPDTLRLLKRLAADSQLPRRIRIALALLLAFLASPIDLIPDFVPVLGYADDVIITAVVLRWVTRTAGPQALTEHWPGTADGLAALRRLCRLPEAL
- a CDS encoding zinc ribbon domain-containing protein: MNLNSQPGDGPQWLRPRTFGAAPDEHVLRPAIASSLFPHLSQFSRTPFNLGLILIVVAMAIGIQLGLPGALVTVSALGLPLLFVIYRQQSGVYQDIPRSTLVITVSLGIALGLGWVLLTGDLVIRETGAPFDAGIAGHRVLREGLGVAEGGALLMMIPAAVVRLIRPGTRTSLNGFVIGVLSALSFTAAATFTRLAPQFAAATVAKNRPVEWLLVEAGIRGLTIPLTAACAGGLLGAALWFRRPAGRATLRRSMVNTALVVFGIAVLGVYAIVGITDVAGLRQEVMLAWHVAMALVALLALRMGLQLALLHEEPDPTPAAPQLCLHCRNVVPEMTFCPACGGATRASSTKSRAERRQVVPQASSDTESAGWPGYAVAAQTYSAPPLSRATGIRVLSMWTGVIIAVTTPLIAFSAGISEPAVVYNCPPDCGRPPSGTPVAALPRFTAADRAFSVSYPAPGSAYEIAFEGAGVEARYTGGDGGTLKLWGQSAGGKSAKDVAEAFLAERYPDARTAYQIPNAMVGYQPGYGEVADIWPQDGDATYRHLRVVILVAVKHDLALIAGAIGPYREFSPTFGPGRPSGTNLELAMDLDKYVNSFAWQGDPPR
- a CDS encoding S53 family peptidase, whose translation is MGSTRTRRVAWTAWLSRLTIGVTVFGLASSAHSTPKLALSGIITGPYASLLSASDDLGPSRSNLVHVVAGLRAESRPTTLIDWAREHGLTVRWRSGDRWAGLSGASTAVGAAFGVAVHDYRGRQGQVFYASSQQPAVPAPIVGDVTGFGRILGYSPHYESLPFIVPLDVPDQGLAPAGLLRTYNAAPLRDGGYTGKDTTVLVFAFDGFDQEDLDIFASSFDLPPFTPELLGDMPSQRSGEATMDLEAIHAVAPDAKTVLVNARDTVSGDATYQKIGALMEEADRRYPGAIWSFSIGWGCDKITTATDLTPVRGALQSALRRGTTAFNASGDLAGLECKGGHNWSSPPSPDDVGLDSVASLPEMTDVGGTTLSTDADGRWLAEQSWFAPAISHGTGGGVSNLFDRPPWQSEVRVAAPPGRRLTPDIAAVADPYTGVRIVFRRQHAVGGGTSLAAPIWAGLTALMNDYLRRNGGGAIGELNPLLYEIAQGARLPAFRDVNLGGNAVDDAGPGYDLVTGLGTPDVDHLARDILALQKCGVGCS
- a CDS encoding DUF427 domain-containing protein, which gives rise to MSTWPTPEQAGPGQESVWDYPRPPRLEPFAGAITIELGGRVIASTTRSWRVLETSHPPTYYLPRAAFEAGVLRDAPGASMCEWKGQARYYDLVAGASVASRAAWTYPSPTPAFAEIAGAIAVMASLVDRCTVDGETVVPQPGGFYGGWITSRVVGPFKGVPGSMGW